The Streptomyces sp. NBC_00102 genome segment CCGGGGCGGCCGTGCCGGTACCCGAACCCGCGCTCTGAGCCCGCGCCCGGACCCGCACCCCTGCCCCGCCCTCGCACAGTTCCTTCACCCCGCCTGCGGAACGTGTGCACGCCACTGATAATCTGCGGCCTCCCGCCTGCCGGTGACACGTCCTGGCAGGCGGGACTCGTACATGCGCACGTTCCGCGCCACCGCGCAGGCGCTCACGGACGCGGAACGGCCGGGACGCGCGGGGCGCCACCCGCGCTTCCCGGCCGTTCGCAGACGGGCCACGGCTCGGGGCCGTTCAGCCCGTCCGCTGCGTCCCCAGCATCGACAGGGCCAGCTCCCACAGCTCGCGCGAGACCTCTTCCGGCCGGGCCCGGCGGGACCGCCGGGTGTGGTGGGCCATGAGTTCGTGGACCGTACCGACCATGACGAGCACGTCCGCCTTGTGGTCGCCCTCTTCCGCCTCGCCCCGCATCACCGCACGCTGGGTCTCGCCGGTCAGCCAGTGCGCCCACACGTCACGCCACCGCTTGCAGTGTGCGTCCACCGTCCGGCTCACGCCCAGCACTTCGACGAAGGTCACCCGGGCTTCGCGGGGGTCCTCCGTCACCGCTTTCACGTAGGCGTCGAAGAGCACCCTCGTGCGCTCGGCCATCGAGCACTCGTCCATGCC includes the following:
- a CDS encoding TetR/AcrR family transcriptional regulator encodes the protein MTDSWGSLGTESVDRIRTRERAQLLDAARAMFGTFGYAQTTDEEVCEKAGVPVSMLYEEYGSLEGLLIALHDWVTTKGLRAAENAMMAEGMDECSMAERTRVLFDAYVKAVTEDPREARVTFVEVLGVSRTVDAHCKRWRDVWAHWLTGETQRAVMRGEAEEGDHKADVLVMVGTVHELMAHHTRRSRRARPEEVSRELWELALSMLGTQRTG